One segment of Paenibacillus sp. FSL R7-0337 DNA contains the following:
- a CDS encoding DUF2627 domain-containing protein has product MKLLISRFIAILILVIPGLLAMTGFLMMKDDLFNYFAMHGDETAIPVFNWLHFGGGLLLFLAGMSFLGGWILTRDRKKNYVGPRFREKQQAQQPPSSEANS; this is encoded by the coding sequence ATGAAACTGCTGATTTCACGCTTCATTGCCATCCTTATTCTAGTGATTCCCGGCCTCCTGGCAATGACGGGCTTCCTGATGATGAAAGATGATCTGTTCAATTATTTTGCCATGCATGGCGATGAGACTGCCATTCCCGTCTTTAACTGGCTGCATTTCGGGGGCGGACTGCTGCTGTTCCTGGCCGGAATGAGCTTCCTGGGCGGCTGGATTCTGACCCGCGACCGCAAAAAGAACTACGTAGGCCCCCGCTTCCGGGAGAAGCAGCAAGCGCAGCAGCCCCCATCCTCCGAAGCCAACTCCTAA
- a CDS encoding ABC transporter ATP-binding protein yields MKLMLTFLKKYRVAAIAALVMMLIELAVELSQPLLISKIIDDGIRQQDTAVVWLWGGVLVGSAAVAFVAGILSSFFASHTSQGFAFDLRDKLYEKVQSFSYDIFSRFPTSSLITRLTGDVTQIQDTIFMGLRFMTRIPLVVIGSVIMALVVHIKLGLLLTVTLPFLVIFMIWLMRRASELFRNVQTRLDGVNGVIQENLTGIRLIRVFVRMGHEIGRFATFSGELMRSTVAALRLTETSTPFIMIIVNAGILAVLWFGRIEISAGDATLGQTVAVINYSLRTMGALSALSWIMVSFSRARASSGRIAEVMAASEGPGELGMTSGEGLTSAAQGKVEFQQVSFSYPGSDIKVLEDISFSVQPGERVAIMGATGSGKTSLVTLIPRLYECGSGSILVDGQKHTEMDMQTLRGSIGYVPQEVLLFTGSIRENIAWGNAAASQAEIEQAAAAAQIHDTVAALPQGYDTALGQRGVNLSGGQKQRLSIARALVRRPAILILDDSTSALDAVTEGLLLAELKKLSCTTFLITQKISSTASADLILLLDEGRLIAQGTHSELMDESALYRKIYQSQTGEAQHVQSTH; encoded by the coding sequence ATGAAGCTAATGTTGACTTTTCTTAAAAAATACCGGGTCGCCGCCATTGCCGCGCTGGTCATGATGCTGATTGAGCTGGCCGTGGAGCTGTCGCAGCCGCTGCTGATCTCCAAAATCATTGATGACGGTATCCGGCAACAGGACACGGCTGTCGTCTGGCTGTGGGGCGGTGTGCTGGTCGGGAGTGCCGCTGTGGCATTTGTGGCGGGAATACTCAGCTCCTTTTTTGCATCGCATACCAGTCAGGGGTTCGCGTTCGACCTGCGTGACAAACTGTATGAAAAGGTACAGTCGTTCTCTTACGATATTTTTAGCCGCTTCCCTACCTCATCCCTGATCACCCGCCTTACTGGGGATGTAACACAAATACAGGATACGATATTCATGGGGCTGCGGTTCATGACCCGTATTCCGCTGGTTGTGATCGGAAGCGTGATTATGGCGCTTGTTGTACATATCAAGCTGGGATTGCTGCTGACCGTGACCCTGCCGTTCTTGGTGATATTTATGATCTGGCTGATGCGCAGGGCGTCCGAGCTGTTCCGCAATGTGCAGACGAGGCTTGACGGCGTGAATGGGGTTATTCAGGAGAATCTGACCGGAATCCGGCTGATCCGTGTATTTGTGCGGATGGGCCATGAGATCGGGCGGTTCGCAACGTTCAGCGGAGAGCTGATGAGATCGACTGTTGCTGCGCTGAGGCTCACCGAGACCTCAACACCGTTCATTATGATCATCGTCAATGCCGGGATTCTGGCCGTGCTTTGGTTTGGGCGAATTGAGATCTCTGCAGGGGATGCTACGCTGGGGCAGACGGTTGCCGTCATTAACTACTCGCTGCGTACGATGGGAGCGCTGTCAGCACTATCCTGGATCATGGTAAGCTTCTCCCGCGCACGGGCATCATCCGGACGGATCGCTGAAGTGATGGCGGCAAGCGAAGGTCCGGGCGAGCTGGGCATGACTTCAGGAGAAGGTCTAACGTCGGCTGCCCAAGGCAAGGTTGAATTCCAGCAGGTCAGCTTCAGCTATCCCGGCAGTGACATTAAGGTTCTGGAGGACATCTCCTTCTCGGTGCAGCCGGGTGAACGTGTGGCAATTATGGGCGCGACCGGCTCCGGCAAAACCTCTCTGGTAACGCTGATTCCCCGGCTGTATGAATGCGGCAGCGGCAGCATCCTGGTGGACGGACAGAAGCATACGGAGATGGATATGCAGACCTTACGGGGCTCTATTGGCTATGTACCGCAGGAGGTGCTCCTGTTCACCGGCTCAATCCGGGAGAATATAGCCTGGGGAAATGCAGCGGCGAGTCAGGCAGAGATTGAGCAGGCAGCGGCGGCAGCCCAGATTCATGACACAGTTGCAGCGCTGCCGCAGGGCTACGATACTGCCCTCGGGCAACGCGGAGTTAATCTGTCGGGCGGGCAGAAGCAGCGTCTGAGCATTGCGCGGGCGCTGGTGCGCAGACCGGCGATTCTGATTCTGGATGACAGTACCAGTGCGCTTGATGCGGTGACGGAGGGACTTTTGCTGGCAGAATTGAAGAAGTTGTCCTGCACGACCTTCCTGATCACACAGAAAATCAGCTCAACCGCCTCAGCGGATCTGATTCTGCTGCTGGACGAAGGCCGGCTGATTGCGCAGGGGACCCATTCCGAGCTAATGGATGAGTCCGCACTGTACCGCAAAATCTATCAATCGCAGACAGGGGAGGCGCAGCATGTTCAAAGCACTCATTGA
- a CDS encoding ABC transporter ATP-binding protein, with protein MFKALIEPFRYPKLEVGHGEAKIFGAMGSRKPKAKAKNWSGTLGRIWTYLAERRTKLILVLFMVLLSSALSLLGPYLISRAVDDYLGGEGGRTWAVFLLVLALVYLLNSLVSWLQNVWMIEVAQETVYRMRTDLFSHLHRLPISFFNRRQQGEIMSRLTNDIENISSTLNSSAIQIFSSILTLVGTVGVMLWLSPLLTLLTFIVVPLMMLGMRWITRRTGPLFKERQRNMGELNGFIEETLSGQRIIKAFSQEERVITGFRERNTRIMLSGYWAQSISGFIPKLMNGLNNLSFAIVAGVGGLLAIRGLVTVGIIIAFAEYARQFTRPLNDLANQWNTLLSAIAGAERVFEVLDEETEARDEGEAVKLEHVEGAVKFTDVSFSYEGGADTLQGITFEAKPGEMIALVGPTGAGKTTLIGLLSRFYDPSRGSITLDGRELSTVTRESLRSHMAFVLQDSFLFKGTIRDNIRYGRLDATDEEVEEAAKLANAHAFIMRLQDGYDRMLSVDGSGISQGQKQLLAIARAILANPSMLVLDEATSSIDTVTEIKIQEGLQALMRGRTSFVIAHRLGTIRAADRILVLEGGRLLQQGSHEELLKQGGLYSELVRGSKEAAGE; from the coding sequence ATGTTCAAAGCACTCATTGAGCCGTTCCGCTATCCGAAGCTGGAGGTAGGCCACGGCGAAGCCAAAATCTTCGGGGCGATGGGCAGCCGGAAGCCGAAGGCGAAGGCCAAGAACTGGTCGGGCACACTAGGCCGCATATGGACGTATCTCGCCGAACGCCGGACAAAGCTGATCTTAGTGCTGTTCATGGTTCTGCTAAGCTCAGCCTTGTCACTCCTTGGACCTTACCTGATCAGCCGGGCAGTGGACGATTATCTCGGCGGGGAGGGCGGCAGAACGTGGGCTGTCTTCCTGCTGGTTCTGGCGCTCGTCTACCTGCTGAATTCTTTGGTCTCCTGGCTGCAAAATGTCTGGATGATCGAGGTGGCCCAGGAGACGGTCTACCGGATGCGGACCGATCTGTTCTCGCACCTGCACCGTCTGCCGATCTCCTTCTTCAACCGCAGGCAGCAGGGGGAGATTATGAGCCGTCTGACCAATGATATTGAGAATATCAGCTCGACGCTGAACAGCTCGGCCATTCAGATCTTTTCCAGTATTCTGACGCTGGTGGGAACGGTAGGCGTGATGCTGTGGCTCAGCCCGTTGCTAACGCTGCTGACCTTCATTGTGGTACCGCTGATGATGCTGGGCATGCGCTGGATTACCCGGCGGACCGGACCGCTGTTCAAAGAGCGGCAGCGCAATATGGGTGAGCTGAACGGGTTCATCGAAGAGACCTTGTCCGGGCAACGGATTATCAAAGCCTTCTCGCAGGAGGAGCGGGTGATCACCGGCTTCAGAGAGCGTAATACACGGATTATGCTGTCGGGGTATTGGGCACAATCGATTTCGGGCTTTATTCCTAAGCTGATGAATGGTCTGAACAATCTGAGCTTTGCCATCGTGGCCGGAGTCGGGGGGCTGCTTGCCATCCGCGGGCTCGTGACGGTGGGGATTATTATTGCTTTTGCCGAATATGCGCGTCAGTTCACCCGGCCGCTGAATGATCTGGCGAACCAGTGGAACACTTTGCTGTCGGCTATCGCCGGGGCGGAGCGTGTTTTCGAGGTGCTGGATGAGGAGACGGAGGCCCGGGATGAAGGCGAGGCGGTGAAGCTGGAACATGTGGAGGGAGCCGTAAAGTTCACGGATGTGTCCTTCTCTTATGAAGGTGGAGCCGATACGCTCCAGGGAATTACGTTCGAGGCGAAGCCAGGGGAGATGATTGCGCTGGTCGGACCTACCGGTGCTGGCAAAACGACACTAATCGGCCTGCTGTCCCGCTTCTACGATCCGAGCCGGGGCAGCATTACGCTGGACGGGCGGGAGCTGTCAACGGTCACCCGTGAAAGTCTGCGCAGTCATATGGCCTTCGTCCTGCAGGACTCCTTCCTGTTCAAAGGTACGATCCGCGATAATATCCGCTACGGCAGGCTGGATGCAACCGATGAAGAGGTGGAGGAGGCCGCGAAGCTGGCCAATGCCCATGCCTTCATTATGCGACTCCAGGACGGCTACGACCGGATGCTGTCTGTAGATGGCAGCGGTATCAGCCAGGGGCAGAAGCAACTCTTGGCTATTGCCCGGGCAATTTTGGCGAATCCGTCCATGCTGGTACTGGATGAGGCGACGAGCAGCATCGATACGGTGACTGAGATCAAGATTCAGGAAGGGCTCCAGGCGCTGATGCGCGGCCGGACCAGCTTCGTGATCGCCCACCGGCTGGGCACGATCCGCGCTGCTGACCGCATTCTGGTGCTTGAGGGCGGACGTCTGCTTCAGCAGGGCTCGCATGAGGAGCTGCTGAAGCAGGGCGGTCTTTACAGCGAGCTGGTGCGGGGGAGCAAGGAAGCGGCTGGGGAGTGA